The following proteins are encoded in a genomic region of Thiomonas sp. X19:
- a CDS encoding IS110 family transposase has product MQSTANLPVIGLDLAKSVFQLHIVDAETGEIQRRQIKRAKLTEFFAKCQRSLVAMEACGTSHYWARVINSFGHEVKLLPAQHVKAFLLRDKTDAMDAQAIWVAAQQPHIKPVPVKTERQQACMALHGMRRQLMKIRIMQTNALRGILAEFGIALPVGHNQLLTTIQGELAKAQEDDLLRADLVLSVQEQLRRIETLQDDIDHLGQRLRAMIREDRQMQAIQQIPGVGELTASALVAAVGDFSTFKSGRQFASWVGLTPRQVGTGGKTQQLGISKRGDTYLRTLLIAGARAVIARAATSGWIPRLLERRHYNVVVVALANKMARTVWAVLAKGSGFDRVKWNPLEPVSA; this is encoded by the coding sequence ATGCAATCTACTGCAAATCTGCCAGTCATTGGTCTGGATTTGGCCAAGTCCGTGTTCCAGTTGCACATCGTTGACGCGGAGACTGGCGAGATTCAGCGCCGCCAGATCAAGCGCGCCAAGCTCACCGAATTCTTCGCCAAATGCCAGCGCAGCCTGGTGGCGATGGAGGCTTGTGGCACATCACACTACTGGGCGCGGGTGATCAACTCCTTTGGGCATGAGGTCAAGCTACTGCCGGCCCAGCATGTCAAGGCGTTCTTGCTGCGTGACAAGACCGACGCCATGGATGCGCAGGCGATTTGGGTCGCAGCCCAGCAGCCCCATATCAAGCCCGTACCCGTCAAGACGGAGCGGCAACAAGCCTGCATGGCCTTGCACGGCATGCGCCGCCAGCTCATGAAGATACGCATCATGCAAACCAATGCGCTGCGCGGCATCTTGGCCGAGTTCGGCATCGCTCTGCCAGTGGGTCACAACCAACTGCTCACAACGATCCAGGGCGAGCTGGCCAAGGCACAGGAGGATGATCTGCTACGCGCAGATCTGGTGCTCAGCGTACAGGAACAACTCAGGCGCATTGAAACCTTGCAAGATGACATCGATCACCTTGGTCAGCGGCTGCGCGCCATGATCCGGGAAGATCGGCAGATGCAGGCGATCCAGCAAATTCCCGGCGTTGGGGAGTTGACAGCCTCAGCGCTGGTGGCGGCCGTCGGAGATTTCTCGACCTTCAAATCTGGTCGCCAGTTTGCGTCTTGGGTTGGGTTGACGCCACGGCAGGTCGGTACCGGGGGAAAGACGCAGCAGTTGGGCATCTCCAAGCGTGGCGATACCTATTTGCGTACCCTGCTGATTGCGGGGGCCAGAGCTGTGATCGCCAGGGCAGCGACGTCAGGTTGGATCCCTCGGCTGCTGGAGCGGCGCCACTACAACGTGGTCGTGGTGGCTCTGGCCAACAAGATGGCGCGCACAGTGTGGGCAGTCCTGGCCAAAGGCTCAGGCTTTGACCGGGTCAAGTGGAATCCGCTGGAGCCGGTGAGCGCCTGA
- a CDS encoding IS1182-like element ISThsp16 family transposase, giving the protein MSRFVPVDRDTAYLLPPSVDEWLPTDHLARFVVEVIEQLDLGDLARQYAGRGSAAHHPAVLLGLLIYGYANGVHSSRKIERATYDSVAFRFVAANTHPDHDTLATFRRRFLKEVEALFVQVLVLAREMKLLKLGHIALDGTKIDANASKHKALSWAHANKIEAQLRQEVQTLLALAENSDRATVPDGMDVPAEIALRADRLSAIAQAKAKIEQRASERHQVEQQEYEAKTAKRQAQREAGKKPRGKDPEPPEAGPRSSDQVNLTDEESRIMPVSGGGFEQSYNAQAGVDIATMMVITQHVSQASNDKREVVPTLQQIQALPAVLGEVHTLITDNGFFSQANVIACNDAGIEPLLALKRESHHTPVMGRFAPDVPEPQTTDPLVQMAHRLGTQAGRALYGLRKQTVEPVFGIIKQVMGWRQMSMRGLAKAQGEWSLVTMAWNIKRMHVLRAA; this is encoded by the coding sequence ATGAGCCGCTTCGTCCCTGTTGACCGAGACACCGCATATCTGTTGCCACCGTCGGTGGACGAATGGCTGCCCACTGATCACTTGGCGCGCTTCGTGGTCGAAGTCATCGAGCAGCTTGATCTGGGCGATCTGGCCCGACAGTACGCAGGCCGGGGCTCGGCGGCGCACCATCCGGCGGTGCTGCTGGGCCTGCTGATCTACGGCTACGCCAACGGCGTGCACTCCAGCCGCAAGATCGAGCGGGCGACCTACGACTCGGTGGCGTTCCGCTTTGTTGCGGCCAATACCCACCCCGATCACGACACGCTGGCGACGTTCCGCCGCCGCTTCTTGAAGGAGGTGGAGGCACTGTTCGTGCAGGTGCTGGTTCTGGCGCGCGAGATGAAGCTGCTCAAGCTCGGACACATCGCGCTGGATGGCACCAAGATCGACGCCAACGCCAGCAAGCACAAGGCCTTGTCGTGGGCTCATGCCAACAAGATCGAGGCGCAGCTGCGCCAGGAAGTACAAACGCTGCTGGCGCTGGCAGAGAACAGCGACCGCGCGACGGTACCCGACGGCATGGATGTGCCGGCGGAGATCGCCCTGCGTGCAGATCGCTTGAGCGCAATCGCGCAGGCCAAGGCCAAGATCGAGCAGCGCGCCAGCGAACGCCATCAGGTCGAGCAGCAGGAGTACGAGGCCAAGACCGCCAAGCGCCAAGCCCAGCGCGAGGCGGGCAAGAAGCCGCGCGGCAAGGACCCTGAGCCGCCAGAGGCCGGCCCCCGGAGCAGCGATCAGGTCAACCTCACGGATGAAGAGTCGCGCATCATGCCCGTGTCGGGTGGGGGCTTCGAGCAAAGCTACAACGCACAAGCCGGCGTGGACATCGCGACGATGATGGTGATCACCCAGCATGTGAGCCAGGCATCCAACGACAAGCGCGAAGTTGTGCCTACGCTGCAGCAGATCCAAGCGTTACCCGCGGTGCTGGGCGAGGTGCACACGCTCATCACGGACAACGGCTTCTTCAGCCAAGCCAACGTGATCGCGTGCAACGACGCGGGTATCGAGCCGCTGCTGGCGCTCAAGCGGGAGTCGCATCACACGCCGGTGATGGGGCGCTTTGCACCCGATGTGCCCGAGCCCCAGACGACGGATCCGCTCGTGCAGATGGCACACCGCCTGGGCACGCAAGCAGGCCGAGCCCTGTACGGCCTGCGCAAGCAGACAGTGGAGCCGGTGTTCGGCATCATCAAGCAAGTGATGGGTTGGCGCCAGATGAGCATGCGCGGGCTGGCCAAGGCACAAGGCGAATGGAGCTTGGTGACCATGGCTTGGAACATCAAGCGCATGCACGTCCTGCGAGCCGCGTGA